A window of Benincasa hispida cultivar B227 chromosome 9, ASM972705v1, whole genome shotgun sequence genomic DNA:
CCAACAAAAGCCAATGCAGTTAACTGAAGGAAAATGGATTATGACCTACATGTTAATTCTATAATGCCCCAAGCCCCCAATAGAACAAAATGGTTTTCGGTAGATTCAAGAACAACGTACAACTCTCTGTGCAAAAACTGTCGGTAAAAAGATGAAGGGTGAAGATGCAATCGGGAAGAAATCTTCCATAGAccaatttaaattagaaaacaGAAAGGCAGAATACAGACAGGAAAGAAGCACGCtgaaccatagttcttttcaaCTTGAAACAATTGAGGTCTGACATTCTTAGGgacttaaaattgaaaactatatataagttatttactCACCTCCCTATGCCAAATAATTTTCCAACAACGGTAGATAACAGTTATTCAGGACAATAACTTGAGTGAACTTGTCAATAAAAGATATAAAAACAAGCCAACAGATAGATGCTAGCCATGCTCCAGGATGACAGAAGATGGATCATGATTGAACATGCATATAACAGGACAGCTGAAATTAAGTAACTAATTCACCGCAGCAACCAGAAAAGCCCTTAAACAGACCAGGTTTATTGGTTTACAAACTCTGGCAGATACTCGCCATTGATCCCAACAAGAAAGGAGTGTCAGTATAAAGTAGTAATTACCATCACCAGATTGAATTACTGGCTGCTCAGTAACATCTTGTGGACCTAACTTTTGACGCTTCTCTGGTAGATGATCAGATGCATCTACCAGATCAGATTCATCTTCATCCTCATCTTCTCCTAACTTTACAGAAGGTGCCACAAGCTTAGACTTCTGCTTCAAGCTGAAAGAAAGTTTTCCAGTTGGAGCAGTCTTACGAATCTCACCACCCTTAAACTGCATACTAGTTTTACTACTGGCATTGTGTGGAATAGAAGTCCCAGCTATAATCTTGATTGGTTTTGGCTCCTCAGAGGTAGCACCTTTATCCTTATCCTTCTCACCATTTTTCTGTTGGAGTTGTTTAAACCTTTCCATAAAGGAACCATCGTTGACAAAAAGAGTAGGGGGCATTCCTTTGTCCATGGAAGCACAATGAGTACACGGGCTGCTTACAATGAATCATCATTAGAAAGACAAGCAACCAGACATTTTAAATGATGAAGTAAAACAAGAGAACCAAACTTAGCAGGACAACCcttgaaacaaaaacaaaacataacatTCAAATCACACAGGGAAAAAAGATATCCCAAAGGATAAATGAAAAACTTCTCCCTTCAAACAGCCCCCGACTTCTTCactaattaaacataatattgtTAATCCCACACCTCTGGGtaaagagaaaacaaaatataCACAAAAAATGTCCAATCTATTAGAAAAATAAGGCTCACACGGACGAATTGATATTAACAATCGTCAAGAAATTCTCTTGACACAATCTGCTTAAGCATGGGTCTTTTTCGTAATCGAACACCGATCAAAAACTCATGGAAGTTAACCGACCAAATCAAAAACAGggaatattaaataaaaatttaaaacaatcaaACTGCAGAGAACGATTAACAAATACCACACCAATATTTCCGACGATGCAGGTAAAAATCACGAGAACCCACATCAAAATTTGCGAGCGTAGTGCAGAAACAGCACAAAAACATCCGCGTAATAAAAGTGAAACCATatcaaaggggaaaaaaaacccTAGCTCCAGAACCTAAAAGCCCGCGAAGAACAATCACAACCAAAAGTGAAAAGACAAGCAAATACAGAATCCAAAACAACCGAAAGAGTAACTAAAATTATTTAACGGATCAAAATGAATGGAGAACTAACCCAAACGCTCTGCGGAACAATCTTGAATCTGAGAATAGAAATCCAAACCTTCCGGTTCGACTGCAAAACTGGATGGCGGTTGGTTTCCGCTAGCGCCGATTAAGGATCGGAAGatgaatttgaaaaacaatCGAATTGAACAAAATCATGAACTGACCCGAAGGCTGGGCAATTTGTGTTTGGCGCAGAAAAGTGAAGTAGAGGAGAAGGCCTTTCCGTTCGTTCGTGGttcattaatataaatataaaaggaaaattttcggTTCCGTATCAGATGTCCGAAATTCGattaaataacataaaaaagaaaaggtatGTGGCTTATTTATAAAACCAACCCTATACTTTAGGTTATTTGTAAGTTGCAcccccctctctctctctctctttttttttttttcctttttcctttttcaatttttaataaaaactctaAAGTCAATTTAGATTCTAAAATCGTTGttgtataacttttatatgggttcactttcttattttgttattatttaaaaaaaaaaaaaaaacttaatttgtCTTCCCAGCAAaattcttatattaaaaaagcgttattttcaagtataaaaaattaaatcaaaatatttataaatagtaACATGATAGACTacaatagatagtgatagattaTGGTATAGTCTATTGCTATCTATTAAGGTCtatgattatatgtgatattttattattctttacaaatatttttagtaattttatcatttaaaataattttatattaaaaaaatctattttaatatttattaattaattttattttatatatgtgtaAGTATTTAGGTTAGTTTAACTAATTGCATGACATGCATGAAAACCTATGATATTAATTTGGTTGtttaaaattgtgttttttCGTACTCATCATCAAaccaaaataagattttttttttcaacatataatttattcataaaattaTAAAGCTTGCCTCTAAATTTGATAATTTGTCTAAATTTTATCTAATCCGACCTTGGCAATTGTGTTTGACTTCAACACCACACGTGGGATTAAGGATACATAGCTTTGACCACTTAATCGAGATTCGAGAATATATGTCCAAACCAGTTAaccaataattattaaaataacttaattcaCTGTTGTGACATATGCTAACTCGAGACCAATCCAATTCATCATATATTAATAACCTCTCATACGTCAACCTAACACATACTCAACTAGTTTAGATATATACCTTTGATTCAAGacattaaaaattcaaattttttcaacaacttttgtcaagaaaaagaaaggaaaaaaaaaaatagactctTTAGATAAATAACAACTCTGGGTTTAGGATTGTTTTGATTACAGGTTTGTTGTATCTTAATTGATATGTCTTTACAGTCTCGAAAGTATATAATAAGTTCATAAACGTTGACCAACATGATCATCCTAGATTTCCTAAACTTTTTATAttgtaaatttaatctttaaataatcaaataatatttaggGACCGATTATTTCGCGGGCATCCTAGATTCTCATGAAGTGGTCATCTGTGTTTGTTTTGTGGTATTGTGAGATGTCTGACATCTAAATATTCAATCAGACATCCTATGATGCCCAAATGGAGGGCATCTGAAGAGTTTGGGATGCATtattgaaaaatgagttttctAGATTCCCAAATTGAGGGCATCCCcaatttacttttttattttattttacatatatattaattttaatttgcattatataattaaaataaacactttcAACTATGTATATCATCTATTTTTAGTTATATCATAATTCtcattatttttttaggaatatattcaaattcaacttgatatttattttataaaaaagcttaaattatgatatattattttgttaaaaaaaataacatataaaataatataaattttattaatttaaaaagaaattcaaattgtaaaaacaaatatgttatataagttcaagtcatattcaattaattataaagtaataaatagTTGTAAGGGCATTATTggagttttataaaaatttaagataatCCTGAGTAtaaatcctacaaaacaaataCACTTATCAAAATTTCCCAGCTTACAAAACAAATACGATGATCTAAAGATATCGGATATCTATAATTTTAGGCATATAAGATTTTGGTTATCttcattctcaaacaaaaataaacCACCGTTTAGGGTTTTATTATGCACAACAATAAAAATACATAGAAACTTATTACCCTTTCTCATTTCTAAGACAAAATAACaggaaaatttgtacggatgacccactttttgggcccaaaatgtcaaatgacctattttttaaaaataatgtcaattgaccctttGCTGACATCATTGGCATACCAGATTATGCAAATGTCTTCACCTCTTTGTCTTTTTACTCTTCTACTTGTGTTGATTGTGTCTTAAACTGATCGGTAATGGGGATAGGGTGGGTCGTTATGGGGCTTAAAAATATTGTGAAcctatgattttttatttattattttttttggctTTTTAGCTTTCGATGTGTTCTGAGATTAAAAACTAGtagaaagagagaatgtgagtgaaataagtgagagtgaaatcaatgagagcgacaccagcgagacaatgtttaaagaaaatctttctTTTCGAAagggagagagagcgagagagagaaagggagagagcgagagagagaaagagatagaGTAAGAGATAAACATTTTGttaactatttattattttttttttttgtcttgctCTCTTAGAAATCCACCGAATAAAAGgaaataacaaataaaacaagtttatACAGTGAATTTCTCGATAAATAAATTGGCACTTAGAAATCCAAACTTCTACGTTCTAAATGTAACAATGTGGAAGGAGATTATAAATTGCAGCAAGCAAAGGCAAAATAGCTAAACAATAACatacatcaattttttttttataataattaaaacagAGCTCAAAAACATGAATCTCTCGTCCCACATGCCTATTACATGAATCTatcgctctctctctctttctctctctctccctttcACTCTTTCGCCCTCTCTCCCTTCGGAAGAGAGAGATTTTCTTTAGATATTGTTTCGCTAGTCTTGCTCTCTCTGGTGTCGTTCTCGCCAATTTCACTCatattttctctttctgctCGTCTTCAATCTCATAACACATcgagaataaaaaaaacaaacaaaaaatcataggttcacaatatttctaaacACCAAAACGACCCACCCTATCCCCATTACTAATCAGTTTAAGACACAATCGGCACGAATAGAAAGATAAGAAAACAAAGAGGTGAGGGCATTTACATAATCTGGTATGATGATAATATCAATCGAGGgataattgacattattttagaaaaaataagtcatttaacCTTTTGAGCCCAAAAAATAGCCATGTGTACAAATTTCCTCAAAATAACTACAAAACCCGTAAGTTCCCTACCTTCGAAACGAACTTAGAGAGGCACAAAGTATAGAAGAAGAGCGGCAgcaagaaggaagaagaagaagaagattgttcTGCTAAGATGCCATTAATGGACACAGCAACAGTCACTCTCAGAACTTTAAACCCATTTCCCCCTTTTCAACTACGCTCATCGAGGCCTCATCATCTTCTTCGCCCTCACTGCTTCTCCCATTTCACCAACAAACAGCACAatccatcttcttcctcctccttcCACCGGCTTCTCCCCTTCTGCTCCTTATGTAAGTATCTATCTGTAATTAAATGTTCTTACATCCTATGGACTCTGTAATTTCGGCTGTCAATTGAGTTGAAAGCGCCTTTTTAGTTTGGTTTTGCTGTGTTAATGGCGCAGCTGAAAGAGTGGAGGGTTCTGGTTCCCTTCCGAGTGGTGTTGGTGAGGCCGTTAATGGGGTTTCCCAGCCAAAGCTTCTTCAAGTTGTATTAGTTTCTCCCTTGGTAATTATTTAAACATAGAACAAGTTCCCTTGCTtagtttattctttttcttgctCTTCTTTTCTGCATTTTCTTGCAAGCCATCGCTATCTTTAGTTTGTTTGTGTTTCTATCTGTATCTGGGGATTTGTACAGCTTGACTTAACATTTTGAAGAAGTTTCATATCGCTTTAAGCTTTGTTTGATTGTCAAGGACGAAATTTCAcatgattgaaaattttgatcaGATGTGAAGTGGCAGTACTTTTAAGAACTTCAGCTGTAACGTGTAGTCAATAGAGTAGGTTAGGTTCAAGAGTTTTTTGGGCATGGACGACCCAAATTTGGCTGTGCAAATGTCAAATAACTAATTCTGAAAActaacatttttcttaagttACAAAGCATCAATGAATGTTAAATTCTCCTTAGAGCGCATTTGCATTCCCGGGTTCGCACCCTTCGCAAATTGACGAGACCCCGAACGTGATATGAAGGTGCATTGTGATTTTATAAGAATAAGAATTCTTGCCCATTATAAAATTTCACGATTTTATGACTTCTATTGAAAGTGAAATCGCATTAGGGTCTCATCAATTCGCGATGGGTGAGACCCGCAATCACAAATGGGCAATTTAAAATTAGCCGTTTCAAAAGGTTagtattcattatttttagAATTCAGGTCATTTGACATTAGTGAGACCAAATTTGggtcattcgtacaaaaatcAGCTTAATAAGAAAAAACCTTTAATATCTCTGGGTTCTCGGGATCGGGCTGGGCGTGGTTGCCCCTCAATTAATGGGGGTAAGACCCTTGATACCGGGTTACCAAAACATATAGGGTAGCTTTTCCTAGATTCTGGATGTTCTTTGAAAGGATGTACTCCAGAtttactttgaatttttcaataaGACAAACAAAAGAAATTCAGAGGATATTGGCACAGGGAAATTTGCTGACATTCCAGTGGGTGTTTTGTTTGAAAACAAATTAATAGGGACTAGGGAGCCTTTAGTTAGATATTTGCATCAATCTCTGTCGTGTGCATAAGGTTGATGGTAAACTAGAGACCTTAGGTGGTATCATCGGATGATTATCAAGTTGGAATTAGTAGAGCTGCTGGCACTTAATGCCTGATTCGCAACAGTCGTCTTCAAGTTGAGATGTGAGGGTTGAGACAGCATCTTGTCGAAATTTCAATAGAATGCTCGTAAACTTGTCAAGCAGTTGATGTCATATTAGAGCAAAAGGTTGTGTGATGTTAATGGTAAACTTTTATTTTGGTCGATATCAAATGCTTCTAGTATATTTCTTCCAAATTGAATTCTACTTCTAACAAAATACAAAATCCACATTGTGTGTACATACAGTACAACTTATTAGTTTGTATATCATGGCACGAGTTGTATGCAGTTGTGTGAAACACGGTGAATGCCGAATCGTAATTTCTCCATTTTCCTTTTGGGTTGCAGACAACCTCAAAATTCCTCAAGGATGGCTCTGAGATTTCTGTTGTCCTTGACAGATTCCTGGGAACACTGGTAGCATTGCCAGAACATGTGCGGCATCAGCTGTTGGACTACATCTAGTTGGGGTTAGTATTGTAACATCTCTACTTCGAGTGCAATCGTTCTGATTTCCCCCTCAAAAATCTTTTTTTGGAGCTGCTGTTGACTTTAATAACTTATCTTTCTCAGCCATTGGGATTTAAGGTAGATGACACGAAGTTAAAGCGGGCTGGTTTGGATTATTGGCCGTATCCCATGATGCATTCTATACATGATTCTTGTGCTCTCATTTACAGTTAAATAACAGGAATTCGAGTTCTTTGAATGTTGGAAAATTGTACTTTACGTTTTCTTGAACTGTTTGAGTTTTCTATTTCGTGCTGCCACTGTACATATAGTTCAATGTTTTCGAGTTTTAACATCGTATTTTAGATACGTCGTCGTTAAAATTCATCACACGTGGGCAGACTTTCGAGACTACTTTATGAAACAGGTAATCTTCATTGCTTTTGTCTCATGTCTGCATAGAAAATGTGAACAAAATTCTATTTGCTTAGCGATTCTATGAGTTTCTTCCTCTTTGCATCCTGGATTGTTGAGACTATGTCTACCGACccaattgatatgatgtatacAGGAAGGAGAAAAGCGGCTGCTAGCATTTACAAAGAGAGGAACTACACTTCACTCGGTGAGTGCCCATTTCTTTGATGTTCTCTATACGGGTCTTATGAAATGTCGATCGCTCATGGGCTAGGGAAGGATTTTGAGTAACAATGGTTGTTCTCTTTTTTCATTTCTGCAGGATTTTTCATACAAGCGGGGCGATTACTTGTTGTTTGGCTCGGAAACTAGTGGCTTACCAGCCGAAGCTCTTGAGGACTGCAAAAACCAGCCATTTGGGGGAGGGACTTTAAGAATTCCAATGGTTGAAACTTATGTTAGATGCCTCAATCTCTCGGTAAGTGTTGGTATTGCCATATATGAAGCTTCAAGACAACTAAATTACGAGCAACTACAGCAGGTTGGATCAGAGAGTTGTACTGGCAATGAACAATCTATCATTACAGAAGATCTTTTTGCTTGATTCTTGGATATGAAATTTTGTaccattttaaatttatttggaaACTATAACAGAAACATTGTTTACCCTATGGTCTTAAAGTTGATTCATTGCATGATGCTGTTATATTGctgttttgtta
This region includes:
- the LOC120086290 gene encoding putative tRNA (cytidine(34)-2'-O)-methyltransferase isoform X1 is translated as MPLMDTATVTLRTLNPFPPFQLRSSRPHHLLRPHCFSHFTNKQHNPSSSSSFHRLLPFCSLFWFCCVNGAAERVEGSGSLPSGVGEAVNGVSQPKLLQVVLVSPLIPGNTGSIARTCAASAVGLHLVGPLGFKVDDTKLKRAGLDYWPYVVVKIHHTWADFRDYFMKQEGEKRLLAFTKRGTTLHSDFSYKRGDYLLFGSETSGLPAEALEDCKNQPFGGGTLRIPMVETYVRCLNLSVSVGIAIYEASRQLNYEQLQQVGSESCTGNEQSIITEDLFA
- the LOC120086290 gene encoding putative tRNA (cytidine(34)-2'-O)-methyltransferase isoform X2, with the translated sequence MPLMDTATVTLRTLNPFPPFQLRSSRPHHLLRPHCFSHFTNKQHNPSSSSSFHRLLPFCSLSERVEGSGSLPSGVGEAVNGVSQPKLLQVVLVSPLIPGNTGSIARTCAASAVGLHLVGPLGFKVDDTKLKRAGLDYWPYVVVKIHHTWADFRDYFMKQEGEKRLLAFTKRGTTLHSDFSYKRGDYLLFGSETSGLPAEALEDCKNQPFGGGTLRIPMVETYVRCLNLSVSVGIAIYEASRQLNYEQLQQVGSESCTGNEQSIITEDLFA